From the Photobacterium sp. GJ3 genome, one window contains:
- a CDS encoding Flp family type IVb pilin, with protein MNVFSAQMIQRYLKDETGATAIEYGILAAGLAAGILAIFGSDGVFVTALKAKFETIIKDLNISENG; from the coding sequence ATGAATGTGTTCTCAGCCCAAATGATCCAGCGTTACCTGAAAGACGAAACTGGCGCGACTGCCATTGAATACGGCATTCTGGCTGCGGGTCTGGCCGCAGGGATTCTGGCGATTTTTGGTTCGGATGGTGTGTTTGTCACGGCCCTGAAAGCCAAGTTTGAAACGATCATCAAAGATCTGAATATCAGTGAAAATGGCTGA
- a CDS encoding prepilin peptidase, whose protein sequence is MADTGVAVAQGLAALMFSWLVVTDVTERRIPNLAIGVLLIIAAILVPFSGTQVLISLTCLLAGLAAYAKGWLGAGDSKLLAVCLYAAQDHWLTCLLMTAMFGGGLSLIYLARNRWFPVWKPADPAACTVPYGVAITLGALMSTP, encoded by the coding sequence ATGGCTGATACCGGTGTCGCTGTCGCTCAGGGACTGGCCGCTCTGATGTTTTCCTGGCTGGTGGTCACCGATGTCACCGAGCGACGCATTCCCAATCTGGCCATTGGGGTCTTGTTGATCATTGCGGCCATCCTGGTGCCGTTCAGCGGCACGCAAGTCTTGATCTCTCTGACTTGTCTGCTGGCGGGACTGGCGGCCTATGCCAAAGGATGGCTCGGGGCCGGCGACAGTAAGTTACTGGCCGTCTGTTTGTACGCTGCGCAGGATCACTGGCTGACCTGCCTGCTGATGACCGCCATGTTTGGTGGTGGACTGAGTCTGATATATCTGGCGCGGAATCGCTGGTTTCCGGTATGGAAGCCAGCGGATCCGGCAGCGTGCACCGTGCCTTACGGGGTGGCGATTACGCTGGGCGCATTGATGTCGACCCCTTGA
- a CDS encoding DUF1566 domain-containing protein, which produces MNIQNKYALKVCISAALLAGLSGCNVEPVRGNNDTNSGTPSTHQPDPGNGTPSHPNTGQTPDPTPDPVTPPTPDPTPDPTPDPAPNPEPDPITAMTLSGVVLGDRGQQYQVQISDGKSVLYAKTTENGAYQFDLTLRQWQRQNPLTLTATDKDDRQQVFSQSLPTIDQILLLDGDRNQLIDDLELLPLALSPAPLAFDAVARQLTGKTALTASEKTAAKIQMASDVTLNQALVRDLSQLLAETQAKPADSASAALPLLGLTQSQLVTQLVRDKVTSPSMTVTELYLKLADKRNISLGETVESQLNAALEKGTKLNTLSGEYRWQESFYPEYALTLSGHFPAELQHAGISVLIGAKPNDDTRGEYYYKPERPHRVIPLTLEDSEGRHSKRLDVSGRQTYRATLRLNDTAGAITQCAPGHVGESWEGITTDDNVQDLLTLQIVDQTSNVELRSVLGPFCELLARDSNKDGILDHHEYSRTDVGYISTAQEVLLKKVTLASYGAFIDWKPLSIAAIDELMAGFPRQQTELLAAFTAMQARQSLFGETIDLIENAGFYQDLLKLVNINMQAEYSIVSNNNLIPALNILQSQIGDNSGLADLLIQYPDRNVSHIIKAATGLLGDSVPDAAYFHNQPPPGRWVQVYPNSHLAPICQSSGQVSYDQVTGIALVGQGVDPQTGKHWLTLDWPAQDYVSEYTLAWDITNFSTVDTASHKAQTTQTRATIRGLEKWQTYQIRIGTPSGSLSAVIHYTPGKTVLNDTRITKGILGDDSTRGRDTQNQCDPVSGLAFNSNRDGELGARYLKLDAQGERLPRQDLAWKQLKFSCVADANTGLIWETKSATDLENPTLQDDLYYFAMDGAAHAVPFNGTCFNPDSGKLVSERSQCTAANQQAWVNASKLCGLDNWRLPTQAELYGLMNLQGDQAIALDTNYFPNNNGLKTTYFNWKDDQGKTHYESIYRSFWTADHHPLAEKSMTRTVRMLAQRSNNMTANQEPHLIMLVSDGFQAP; this is translated from the coding sequence GTGAACATTCAGAATAAATATGCACTCAAGGTATGCATCAGTGCAGCCCTGCTCGCCGGACTCAGTGGCTGTAACGTGGAACCCGTCCGAGGGAATAATGACACCAATTCAGGCACCCCTTCGACCCATCAGCCCGATCCGGGCAACGGCACGCCGTCGCACCCCAACACCGGCCAGACGCCGGATCCGACGCCCGACCCGGTGACACCACCCACCCCGGATCCAACGCCGGATCCCACCCCTGATCCGGCGCCAAATCCTGAGCCGGATCCAATCACTGCGATGACCCTGTCTGGTGTCGTCCTTGGCGACCGCGGGCAGCAGTATCAAGTTCAGATCAGTGATGGAAAATCTGTACTTTATGCCAAAACAACCGAGAACGGTGCATATCAGTTCGACCTGACGTTAAGACAATGGCAGCGGCAGAATCCACTGACCCTGACCGCGACGGACAAGGATGACCGCCAGCAGGTATTCAGTCAGTCGCTGCCGACAATCGACCAGATCTTGCTGCTGGACGGCGATCGCAATCAGCTGATTGACGATCTGGAGTTGCTGCCGCTCGCACTGTCTCCGGCTCCCCTGGCATTTGATGCCGTCGCCCGGCAGTTGACGGGAAAAACGGCACTCACAGCGTCTGAAAAAACAGCCGCCAAAATTCAGATGGCATCGGATGTCACCCTGAATCAGGCGCTGGTGCGCGATCTCTCTCAGCTTCTGGCTGAAACACAGGCAAAACCAGCGGACAGCGCCTCTGCGGCACTGCCATTACTGGGGCTGACTCAGTCACAGCTCGTCACACAACTGGTCCGCGATAAAGTCACTTCCCCATCGATGACGGTCACCGAGCTCTACCTGAAGCTGGCTGACAAACGAAACATCTCACTGGGAGAAACCGTCGAATCCCAGCTCAATGCAGCCCTGGAGAAAGGAACAAAACTGAATACTCTGAGCGGAGAATATCGCTGGCAGGAATCTTTTTATCCGGAATACGCACTGACCCTGAGCGGCCACTTCCCGGCCGAGCTGCAACATGCAGGGATCAGCGTACTCATTGGAGCGAAACCCAATGACGATACCCGGGGCGAGTACTACTACAAGCCCGAACGACCGCACCGTGTGATCCCGCTGACGCTGGAAGACAGCGAAGGACGACACAGCAAGCGGCTCGATGTCAGTGGCCGGCAAACATACAGAGCCACACTCCGGCTCAACGATACTGCCGGGGCTATCACTCAGTGTGCACCCGGCCATGTCGGTGAATCCTGGGAGGGCATCACCACAGACGACAATGTTCAGGATTTGCTCACGCTTCAAATCGTCGATCAGACTTCCAATGTCGAGCTCCGCTCTGTGCTCGGACCCTTCTGTGAACTGCTGGCTCGCGATAGCAACAAAGACGGCATTCTGGATCACCATGAATACAGCCGGACGGATGTCGGATACATCTCCACGGCTCAGGAAGTGCTGCTGAAAAAAGTCACGCTGGCCAGCTATGGTGCCTTTATCGATTGGAAACCATTGAGTATCGCAGCAATTGATGAGCTGATGGCCGGATTCCCCCGCCAGCAGACCGAGCTGCTGGCAGCTTTCACCGCCATGCAAGCCAGGCAGTCACTCTTCGGAGAAACGATTGATCTGATTGAAAATGCGGGTTTTTATCAGGATTTGCTCAAGCTGGTGAACATCAACATGCAGGCCGAGTACAGCATTGTGTCGAACAATAACCTGATCCCGGCACTGAATATTCTGCAGTCTCAGATTGGGGATAACTCAGGGCTGGCTGATCTGTTGATTCAATACCCGGATCGGAATGTTTCTCACATCATCAAAGCAGCCACGGGCTTGCTCGGAGACTCGGTGCCGGATGCGGCCTATTTCCACAATCAGCCACCACCAGGACGCTGGGTTCAGGTTTATCCCAACAGCCATCTGGCCCCCATCTGCCAGAGCAGCGGTCAGGTGAGTTACGATCAGGTCACCGGGATTGCGCTGGTGGGTCAGGGCGTGGATCCGCAAACCGGCAAACATTGGCTGACGCTGGATTGGCCTGCGCAGGATTATGTCAGCGAATACACACTGGCATGGGATATCACCAATTTCAGCACGGTTGATACCGCCAGCCACAAAGCACAGACCACACAAACCCGTGCAACGATTCGCGGACTGGAGAAATGGCAGACTTACCAGATCCGCATTGGAACGCCAAGTGGAAGCCTGAGTGCAGTGATCCATTACACGCCGGGTAAAACCGTACTCAATGACACTCGGATCACCAAAGGTATTCTGGGAGATGACAGTACCCGCGGCCGGGACACGCAAAACCAGTGTGATCCAGTCAGCGGGTTAGCCTTCAACAGCAACCGGGATGGGGAACTGGGTGCCCGATACCTCAAACTGGATGCTCAGGGAGAGCGCCTGCCCCGACAGGATCTGGCGTGGAAGCAGTTGAAGTTCAGCTGCGTGGCAGATGCCAACACAGGTTTAATCTGGGAAACCAAATCCGCCACGGATCTGGAAAACCCGACCCTGCAAGATGACTTATATTACTTTGCCATGGATGGTGCAGCGCATGCGGTACCTTTCAACGGCACCTGCTTTAACCCGGATTCAGGGAAGCTGGTTTCTGAACGTTCACAGTGTACGGCTGCCAATCAGCAGGCCTGGGTCAATGCCAGCAAATTGTGCGGACTGGATAACTGGCGACTCCCCACACAGGCAGAGCTGTATGGCTTGATGAACCTGCAGGGTGATCAGGCTATTGCGCTGGATACCAACTACTTCCCAAATAACAATGGTCTCAAAACCACTTACTTTAACTGGAAAGATGATCAAGGGAAAACCCACTACGAATCCATTTACCGGAGTTTCTGGACGGCGGATCATCACCCGCTGGCAGAAAAATCAATGACCCGGACCGTCAGAATGCTTGCCCAGAGAAGTAACAACATGACGGCGAATCAGGAACCGCATCTGATCATGCTGGTCAGTGACGGATTTCAGGCACCATGA
- the cpaB gene encoding Flp pilus assembly protein CpaB: MKKLLLFVIATGSLLTALAFVWLQDGRSDEAVQQAASSVNEPVASEPTRNRARILVAARPLQAGALLRTEDLRWADLPASDEGNLPGLFLQGFIQPEKLSGSLMTRTVQSGQILSAEDVIRPEQSHYLSAMMAPGTRAVTLALTPEAVSHGLLRPGNRVDVILTSLNENASKLVEGETVSGLSAEQVLSDIKLLAIEAQLIDLGQRGAAATAQSGFDLVNVTFELLPEEAATLLLANKLGDLSLVLRGRRPSLAYEESVAQKVVWAEQVSQNHNPKAIPTHGVRIAYGKSDDANKNQDKSSGSSN; this comes from the coding sequence ATGAAAAAATTATTGTTATTTGTCATCGCGACGGGTTCGCTGTTGACGGCCCTTGCTTTTGTCTGGCTTCAGGACGGCAGGTCTGATGAAGCGGTGCAGCAAGCGGCTTCGTCTGTCAATGAACCGGTTGCTTCTGAACCGACACGCAACCGGGCCCGGATTCTGGTGGCGGCGCGTCCGTTACAGGCAGGCGCACTGTTGAGAACCGAAGATCTCCGCTGGGCTGATTTACCGGCCTCGGATGAAGGCAATCTGCCCGGCCTGTTCCTGCAGGGTTTTATTCAGCCGGAAAAGCTCTCGGGTAGTCTGATGACCCGAACGGTGCAATCCGGTCAGATCCTTTCGGCAGAAGATGTGATCCGCCCGGAGCAGAGTCATTACCTGTCTGCCATGATGGCACCCGGTACGCGTGCCGTTACGCTGGCACTGACACCGGAAGCGGTCAGCCATGGCCTGTTACGTCCGGGCAACCGGGTGGATGTGATTCTCACCAGTCTGAATGAGAATGCCAGCAAGCTGGTTGAGGGCGAAACGGTGTCCGGCCTGTCTGCGGAGCAAGTGTTGTCGGACATCAAATTGCTGGCGATTGAAGCGCAGCTGATCGATTTGGGCCAGCGTGGTGCTGCTGCAACGGCGCAATCGGGCTTTGATCTGGTCAATGTGACTTTTGAGCTGTTGCCGGAAGAAGCCGCCACACTCTTGCTGGCCAATAAACTCGGTGATTTGTCGCTGGTTCTGCGGGGGCGTCGTCCGTCTCTGGCGTATGAGGAATCCGTCGCGCAGAAGGTTGTCTGGGCCGAACAGGTGTCTCAGAACCATAACCCGAAAGCAATTCCCACCCATGGCGTTCGCATTGCCTACGGCAAATCGGACGATGCCAACAAAAATCAGGACAAATCGTCCGGCTCATCCAACTAA